CGGATTGGCTACTTGGAGGACACATTCTCGCCACTGGGAATATGCTGTGCCATCTTCTTCTTCCCCGTGGGCATTCTATGCTGCCTGGCGATGCGCGAGAAGCGTTGTGGCAACTGCGGTGCCACATTCTAAGTGCAATGCCACAATTGTTATCATTTCCAAAAATTGGGTGCAGCATATTGAATTGGACTGTTTACgttttaaaaaaacaaacacacacagacacacatatataaacacacacaaattactAATCGTAAGctttgttaataattaaaccatgtatacatattattattaccatATTGTAAATATGCCTCTGTTCAtcttttcttactttttgGACGCTTCGTCATCCGTTGAGTCTGATGTCCAGACATTACATTGCCTGAGTGCTTAAAGCCGCCTTCATGTTTATGCCGTtgccgtttgctgttgctgtggtcgGAGGCCCGCTTCCGTTCAatctttattgaaatataatggGGGCGGTTTTAAATTACGCCGCCGCTTGTTTGGCTGTCTTTTTGCGCATTCATGTGAATTTCGCTCTTTGTGGAATGTAAACAAGCCCGAAAGAACGATCTAAAGATACCCTCTAAATGAACAAGGCCTGCACAATTTGGGCTGATGAATTAAAAAGTATCTTTAAGAACCTTTCATATGATACTTGAAACTGTTTGTCCTGATTTACTTACTAGCTAAACTATCAATGCATAGGCTCCAGAGTTAAGAAGCTGACACTTTCATACCAAATAGTTTACATTATCCGATTCTACAATAAGActggaattttaaaaattcgtAAAATTAGATAGAAACCActtaaaagaaatgtttagTTACTGAGAGGAACTTTATCAGTTTCAAtctcaacaaaattaaatatatttatattaaaaataaatgcgagTTGCGTTGTCTGGTTAATTATAAAGCTCACATTAGTTGGTTTCGCTTTACACTCTAAGCTTGTTTGTTACAACAACTTACCCTGAACCTATATACCCTTTATGCCACATGAGATGAAACTACAAATATCGCCGGCATTTACAATCGCATCCGCCTCGGAGGCAACATCTACAGTCGACTGCAGTCGCAAAAGTCGCTCGTGTAGACATGTCCAAGTTAGCTGCTCTGTTGCTCCTCTGCTTCTTCACTGGCTGTTGGGCAAACGCTTCCGCTTCCAGTCGCTACAATGTGGTAATGGTGATCTTCGATGACCTGCGACCCGCTCTGGGTGCTTATGGCGATGTCTTGGCGCGCACGCCAAATCTGGACGCATTTGCCCAGGGCAGCAGCATCTTTACACGCGCCTACAGTCAGGTGAAACAACCTCCTCCTGCTGCCTTACTACACTTTCCTCTACTGATTCACAACCTTTCGTCCCAGCAGCAGGCACTGTGCGCTCCAAGTCGTAATTCTTTGTTAACCGGACGCAGACCCGACACATTGCATCTTTATGATTTCTATAGTTATTGGCGCAGCTTCGTAGGAAACTTCACGACCTTGCCGCAGTACTTTAAGGAGCATGGCTACTACACCTATAGCTGTGGAAAGGTCTTTCATCCTGGACTATCCTCGAACAACACCGATGACTATCCCTTGAGTTGGTCTGCACCCGCGTTTAGACCCCGCACCGAACAATTCATGAACTCGCCCGTTTGTCCGGATCGTAATGGTGGCGTCCTGCGCAAGAATTATCTGATCTGTCCGGTGCACTTGCAAACACAGCCCTACAAGACGCTGCCCGACATTGAATCCGTCACGGAGGCGCTGCGTTTCATCGAGTCCCGCAAACGGCAACGTCAGCCGTATTTCCTCGCCTTGGGTTTTCACAAGCCGCACATTAATTTCCGCTTTCCTCGCCAGTTCCTCGGCCACTTTCCGCTGCAGCAGTTTTACAATTACACCACGGACACTGTGAAGCCACCAGAAATGCCGGATGTTGCCTGGAATCCGTATACCGATGTACGCTCTCGTGATGACTTCAAGCACACCAACATCTCGTTTCCCTATGGTCCCATTTCGGAGCTACAAGCGGCTCAAATACGTCAGGCATACTACGCTTCGGTTGCCTATGTGGATGATCTATTTGGCAAGCTGTTGGCGCGCCTGGATCTGGAACGCACTGTCGTTGTGGTGCTGGGTGATCATGGCTGGTCGCTGGGCGAGCACGCCGAGTGGGCCAAGTACAGCAACTTTGAGGTAGCTTTACGAGTGCCTCTGATCATTCGCAGTCCCGAGTTCCCGTTAACGCAACCCAGGCGACTGCACAGCATCACGGAGCTACTCGATGTATTTCCCACGCTGGTGGACTTGGCTCACTTGCCGCCACTGCCCAGCTGCAACACCAGCAGCGTTGCTAGGGAGCAGCTCACCTGTGGCGAAGGCAAGAGCTTATATCCGCAGCTGCAGGGCTTGGGACTGGGTGAGTGAGTGCCTTACTATTTCTTTAAACCACTGAAAGATTAGACTCTTAGAGACCTTGTAAATAGATATGTTAGCTTTCCatacatttctttattaaGGAAGTGAGCAAAGGGAGCTCCTAAATGTCAGGACTGTTAGAGACTCTGTAATCTTTTCTTTGACAAGAAAATAAGTGAAATCTTCGTGTTAACAAGGATGTAGTCTTCAGACTGAgcctttgtttttgtgatttttaatATGGAAGGGTCTAAAAAAGACTGTTTAGACTATTAGAGACCATGAGACTAAGAAATTGATTctctatgtacatatgtatgttaagaATGCTCACTTTAGTTCGGAAGGCATCATCATTAGATAGTTAGAGACCTTCCTCGAAGAATTAGAAAAACTAATctaaatttacaatattattcaattgcaTAGTATTGCAGCATGCCAAATTGACTCTGCCAGTTCACTGTTCTGCTGATTTTATgagatttttattattaattttaataatattaaacttatTTCCCTTTCAGCCGAGGAGCATGTGGCCCTGAGTCAATATCCACGGCCAGGCATGCTGCCCACCAAACATCCCAACAGCGATAAGCCAAAGCTGCGCAACATCAAAATCATGGGCTACAGTCTGCGCACTGATTTCTATCGCTACACGCTCTGGGTTCGTTTCCATGCGCACAACTTTAGTCGAGGTGAGTTTGCGACATACACCAAACGAAGGTTGCAGCCCTTGCTAAGTGTagtgtggtgtggtgtggtgtaTTTACAGACTGGCACAACATTTACGGCGAAGAGCTGTACGATCATCGTCTGGACGCTGGCGAGGAGCTTAATCTGGTCTCCCTCAGCGAGTTCAATGCGATACGTCATCGTTTGCGACGCCAACTGATTGAGGCCGTTGGCTAATTGAGCTCGACCATCTCGGCACCTTGaagttgaaaataatttgtagaCTAACGCATAAAAAGAGTGAATGCATAATACGGAGTCgtaataaaaaagagaaaaaaaacagccaAGCAAATATCTTGTAGTCATAATTGGAATTTAATACATCCGGCTTACAGGCGCTGCAAGCCtatccatgtgtgtgtgagtgcgagtgcgcACATACTTTGGGTGTAATTTTTCCCCTTCTTCACTTTGTCGCAGTTCGTGCCGCGCATGCGTGACTTGTGTCCATTGCCTTTTTGGCTTTGCTGCTTCGTTTTCTGAATTTTtgtgaatgaaatttttattcaacGTTGGCGTCGGCGTTGGCGTTCGTCTTACCGTTGACAGCGACGCGACGCCCAAGCCGAAACTCAagcgaaacacacacattgtgtgtgcgtgtgtgtgtgtagctatGGCTAAAATCTAGCTATTAATTtcactgctgcagctgttgccaaGCGGgtgaaaatatatgtatgctggctgctgctgtcgctctGCTGGGTAATTAAATCTGCAGCCGACATCGCATCACTCGATCACTCGAATCGCCCTGCAGACCGCCCGCCCACCAACCACCACCAATGTTGTAAAGACGACCCCGCTCTCTTTCtttgtatctctctctctttgctcaCCATTCACCACTCGCCATTCATCTcaccactcacacacacacaacacgcTCCACATATGCACATTTAtgcttatgtatgtgtgtacatatgccAATTGGCGTGGGCTGCGTTTGAAGTCGCTGCGTTGCTGTGTGTTGGTGGCTTCGCTTGTTATGCGGCCATATGGGCCGTGTCTTGAGGTGATTAAACTGAATTTTGGCAGCGCTTTTACTCGCATTAGACGGCTGTGAACCACATTTACCGCTTACTGCATCTGGCTTTTGGGGACTGCAGACTGACGACTAGAGACTGAAGACTGGAGGTGTGGCAGATgccataaattgcatttgtatttgcctACGATCATTTTTGGAAAGCTCAGCTCGTAAGCAAAGTTTCATATCCAACGCTCTATCATTTAAACAGAGAAATACTATAACTTATGCAAATTATGGTGTTttacacaattaaaaaaaaaataaatattgggTGTAAGCTTACTTTTTATTCATACTCAAAAGTGACAATGTAATAATgtagaatttttaataatatatcatattaaaCAGTACAGAGAAGCTATTATTTGTATACTTTATAAGGAAATATACTAGAATtgcaaagaaatattaaattacctGATTTCTAGAAGTATTATTAAGTATTAGAAACCTAAAATGTTTTGgttcggtattatttttaattaatattctcaactcaactaaaataaatataatatgtatatacaacaaaaaaaacttaactACGTAAACCATTTAATAACTTTACTGGACAACAGTCACTGTTGTAGACATCTAAcaatatgttaatatataaaactatatgaattttattggACCTCATCTGGTGAcctaatataaattataaaaaaaatttatttgttgttaatctttaaaaaaattgaatgaaaataatttaattataattattataaagcTGAAGTGTTACGTAAacgaattttaaaaatattgtaaacatttaaatttaattgaataataagtattattattttgttttcaaaaattaacatagattttaatttattaaataaataatttcgtaatatttaatttaaaagaaaaaatgttattatattttttttttaaatattcttcattttctttaccagattttcattatttaaaatctttaaataattttgtaagtatatttcttcttcttttcttaaccagatttacattatttaaaatcttcctctattttttttaagaatattttgtattgttttttattgtttttttttagatagtAATTAGTCTCGCTTTGAAATTTTGCAGACAGTCTGGCCCGAAATTGAGTACAGCTCTCAAGCTCTGACAAGTAACTAAGCACACacagaaaagcaacaaaaaaaaaaaacagagaaaaaacaTTGGAAACCACTCGCAGAATGTGAGTATACGAGAGTATAGCAACTAATGTGAATACTCGTCGACTATAATGTGAGtttgagtatgagtatgagtgttTGTAGGTTGACGAGGTTCTTGTTTTTCtgact
This is a stretch of genomic DNA from Drosophila albomicans strain 15112-1751.03 chromosome 3, ASM965048v2, whole genome shotgun sequence. It encodes these proteins:
- the LOC117571487 gene encoding iduronate 2-sulfatase: MSKLAALLLLCFFTGCWANASASSRYNVVMVIFDDLRPALGAYGDVLARTPNLDAFAQGSSIFTRAYSQQALCAPSRNSLLTGRRPDTLHLYDFYSYWRSFVGNFTTLPQYFKEHGYYTYSCGKVFHPGLSSNNTDDYPLSWSAPAFRPRTEQFMNSPVCPDRNGGVLRKNYLICPVHLQTQPYKTLPDIESVTEALRFIESRKRQRQPYFLALGFHKPHINFRFPRQFLGHFPLQQFYNYTTDTVKPPEMPDVAWNPYTDVRSRDDFKHTNISFPYGPISELQAAQIRQAYYASVAYVDDLFGKLLARLDLERTVVVVLGDHGWSLGEHAEWAKYSNFEVALRVPLIIRSPEFPLTQPRRLHSITELLDVFPTLVDLAHLPPLPSCNTSSVAREQLTCGEGKSLYPQLQGLGLAEEHVALSQYPRPGMLPTKHPNSDKPKLRNIKIMGYSLRTDFYRYTLWVRFHAHNFSRDWHNIYGEELYDHRLDAGEELNLVSLSEFNAIRHRLRRQLIEAVG